A genome region from Primulina eburnea isolate SZY01 chromosome 9, ASM2296580v1, whole genome shotgun sequence includes the following:
- the LOC140841901 gene encoding serine carboxypeptidase-like 11 isoform X3 has protein sequence MLFFLFIHASAAAYSNIIKTLPGYPGTLPFKLETGCISLVENGERQLFYYFVESEGDPNKDPLLFWITGGPGCSGFSSFVYEIGPLSFDFSTFNGSLPDLVYNPYSWTKFASIIFIDAPVGTGFSYINTSQVYTSSDTESTWDYYMFLRKWLLNHPLFRKNRLYVGGGSYGGKVAPMVALKIVKGNEAGLHPRIRLKGYLTGNSPIDRESHFNEQILYAHRMALISDEYYERAKNSCNGEYLNPDPNNYECLHVLQLIHQCTDNIKMEHILVPKCDLSPPKGDDFTESQMIIENDPIDFLLMSKQEDSWCLIENHVTSYVWANDPSVQEALYVRKGMIKDYWKRCNRSLLYESDVESALPHHQLLLDKGYEALIYSGDHDLLVPYTSTLKWIRILNLTIEDEWRPWTVDGQVAGYTEKYKKSDLASLTFATVKGAGHAASEYMPEQCFAMAKRWFSLFPL, from the exons ATGCTCTTTTTCTTGTTCATCCACGCCTCCGCCGCCGCATATTCGAATATTATCAAGACTTTGCCGGGCTATCCGGGTACTTTGCCTTTCAAACTCGAAACCGG GTGTATTAGCTTGGTCGAAAATGGAGAACGTCAGTTGTTTTATTACTTCGTAGAGTCTGAAGGAGACCCGAATAAGGATCCGCTTTTGTTTTGGATTACGGGTGGACCCGGGTGCTCTGGGTTTTCCTCCTTCGTGTATGAAATCG GTCCCTTGAGTTTTGATTTTTCAACCTTTAATGGAAGCTTACCTGATTTAGTATACAATCCATATTCATGGACAAAG TTCGCCAGCATTATATTCATAGACGCCCCCGTTGGAACTGGATTCTCCTATATAAATACATCGCAAGTCTACACTTCCTCCGACACCGAATCAACGTGGGATTATTACATGTTTTTGAGGAAG TGGTTGTTGAATCACCCTTTGTTTAGGAAAAATCGCCTCTATGTTGGCGGCGGTTCTTATGGAGGCAAAGTTGCGcccatggttgcattaaaaataGTGAAAG GAAATGAAGCAGGACTTCATCCTAGAATACGCCTCAAA GGATACCTTACTGGAAATTCACCAATAGATCGAGAAAGCCATTTTAATGAGCAGATTCTTTATGCTCACCGAATGGCACTCATATCAGATGAATATTATGAG CGAGCAAAGAATAGCTGCAACGGGGAATATCTAAATCCGGACCCAAATAATTATGAATGCCTTCATGTTCTTCAACTCATCCATCAG TGCACTGACAATATAAAAATGGAGCATATTTTGGTACCAAAGTGTGACCTGTCACCTCCAAAAGGTGATGATTTTACGGAGAGTCAAATGATCATAGAAAACGACCCCATCGACTTCCTTCTCATGTCTAAACAAGAGGACTCGTGGTGCCTT ATTGAGAATCACGTGACATCTTATGTCTGGGCAAACGATCCGTCCGTACAGGAAGCTCTTTATGTCAGAAAG GGAATGATTAAAGATTACTGGAAAAGATGTAATAGGAGCTTATTGTACGAATCTGATGTAGAAAGTGCACTCCCACACCATCAACTTCTACTTGACAAAGGATATGAAGCTTTGATCTACAG TGGAGATCATGACTTGTTGGTGCCCTACACGAGTACTCTAAAATGGATCCGCATTCTCAATCTAACCATCGAAGATGAATGGAGGCCATGGACCGTTGATGGCCAAGTTGCAGG ATACACAGAGAAATACAAGAAAAGTGATCTGGCCTCTCTCACGTTTGCCACTGTGAAG GGCGCAGGTCATGCAGCCTCGGAATACATGCCGGAACAATGCTTTGCCATGGCAAAGAGATGGTTCTCTTTGTTCCCACTGTAG
- the LOC140841901 gene encoding serine carboxypeptidase-like 11 isoform X2 translates to MLFFLFIHASAAAYSNIIKTLPGYPGTLPFKLETGYISLGENGERQLFYYFVESEGDPNKDPLLFWIAGGPGCSGFSAFVYEIGPLSFDFSTFNGSLPDLVYNPYSWTKFASIIFIDAPVGTGFSYINTSQVYTSSDTESTWDYYMFLRKWLLNHPLFRKNRLYVGGGSYGGKVAPMVALKIVKGNEAGLHPRIRLKGYLTGNSPIDRESHFNEQILYAHRMALISDEYYERAKNSCNGEYLNPDPNNYECLHVLQLIHQCTDNIKMEHILVPKCDLSPPKGDDFTESQMIIENDPIDFLLMSKQEDSWCLIENHVTSYVWANDPSVQEALYVRKGMIKDYWKRCNRSLLYESDVESALPHHQLLLDKGYEALIYSGDHDLLVPYTSTLKWIRILNLTIEDEWRPWTVDGQVAGYTEKYKKSDLASLTFATVKGAGHAASEYMPEQCFAMAKRWFSLFPL, encoded by the exons ATGCTCTTTTTCTTGTTCATCCACGCCTCCGCCGCCGCATATTCGAATATTATCAAGACTTTGCCGGGCTATCCGGGTACTTTGCCTTTCAAACTCGAAACCGG GTATATTAGCTTGGGCGAAAATGGAGAACGTCAGTTGTTTTATTACTTCGTAGAGTCTGAAGGAGACCCGAATAAGGATCCGCTTTTGTTTTGGATTGCGGGTGGACCCGGGTGCTCTGGGTTTTCCGCCTTCGTGTATGAGATCG GTCCCTTGAGTTTTGATTTTTCAACCTTTAATGGAAGCTTACCTGATTTAGTATACAATCCATATTCATGGACAAAG TTCGCCAGCATTATATTCATAGACGCCCCCGTTGGAACTGGATTCTCCTATATAAATACATCGCAAGTCTACACTTCCTCCGACACCGAATCAACGTGGGATTATTACATGTTTTTGAGGAAG TGGTTGTTGAATCACCCTTTGTTTAGGAAAAATCGCCTCTATGTTGGCGGCGGTTCTTATGGAGGCAAAGTTGCGcccatggttgcattaaaaataGTGAAAG GAAATGAAGCAGGACTTCATCCTAGAATACGCCTCAAA GGATACCTTACTGGAAATTCACCAATAGATCGAGAAAGCCATTTTAATGAGCAGATTCTTTATGCTCACCGAATGGCACTCATATCAGATGAATATTATGAG CGAGCAAAGAATAGCTGCAACGGGGAATATCTAAATCCGGACCCAAATAATTATGAATGCCTTCATGTTCTTCAACTCATCCATCAG TGCACTGACAATATAAAAATGGAGCATATTTTGGTACCAAAGTGTGACCTGTCACCTCCAAAAGGTGATGATTTTACGGAGAGTCAAATGATCATAGAAAACGACCCCATCGACTTCCTTCTCATGTCTAAACAAGAGGACTCGTGGTGCCTT ATTGAGAATCACGTGACATCTTATGTCTGGGCAAACGATCCGTCCGTACAGGAAGCTCTTTATGTCAGAAAG GGAATGATTAAAGATTACTGGAAAAGATGTAATAGGAGCTTATTGTACGAATCTGATGTAGAAAGTGCACTCCCACACCATCAACTTCTACTTGACAAAGGATATGAAGCTTTGATCTACAG TGGAGATCATGACTTGTTGGTGCCCTACACGAGTACTCTAAAATGGATCCGCATTCTCAATCTAACCATCGAAGATGAATGGAGGCCATGGACCGTTGATGGCCAAGTTGCAGG ATACACAGAGAAATACAAGAAAAGTGATCTGGCCTCTCTCACGTTTGCCACTGTGAAG GGCGCAGGTCATGCAGCCTCGGAATACATGCCGGAACAATGCTTTGCCATGGCAAAGAGATGGTTCTCTTTGTTCCCACTGTAG
- the LOC140841901 gene encoding serine carboxypeptidase-like 11 isoform X1, with protein sequence MAGYVSSKLRLNFIAIFLFILSSASAYAADSNIIKTLPGYPGTLPFKLETGYISLGENGERQLFYYFVESEGDPNKDPLLFWIAGGPGCSGFSAFVYEIGPLSFDFSTFNGSLPDLVYNPYSWTKFASIIFIDAPVGTGFSYINTSQVYTSSDTESTWDYYMFLRKWLLNHPLFRKNRLYVGGGSYGGKVAPMVALKIVKGNEAGLHPRIRLKGYLTGNSPIDRESHFNEQILYAHRMALISDEYYERAKNSCNGEYLNPDPNNYECLHVLQLIHQCTDNIKMEHILVPKCDLSPPKGDDFTESQMIIENDPIDFLLMSKQEDSWCLIENHVTSYVWANDPSVQEALYVRKGMIKDYWKRCNRSLLYESDVESALPHHQLLLDKGYEALIYSGDHDLLVPYTSTLKWIRILNLTIEDEWRPWTVDGQVAGYTEKYKKSDLASLTFATVKGAGHAASEYMPEQCFAMAKRWFSLFPL encoded by the exons ATGGCGGGATACGTGAGTTCGAAACTACGCTTGAATTTCATTGCTATTTTCTTGTTCATCCTATCCTCCGCCTCCGCCTATGCCGCAGATTCGAATATTATCAAGACTTTGCCGGGCTATCCGGGTACTTTACCTTTCAAGCTCGAAACCGG GTATATTAGCTTGGGCGAAAATGGAGAACGTCAGTTGTTTTATTACTTCGTAGAGTCTGAAGGAGACCCGAATAAGGATCCGCTTTTGTTTTGGATTGCGGGTGGACCCGGGTGCTCTGGGTTTTCCGCCTTCGTGTATGAGATCG GTCCCTTGAGTTTTGATTTTTCAACCTTTAATGGAAGCTTACCTGATTTAGTATACAATCCATATTCATGGACAAAG TTCGCCAGCATTATATTCATAGACGCCCCCGTTGGAACTGGATTCTCCTATATAAATACATCGCAAGTCTACACTTCCTCCGACACCGAATCAACGTGGGATTATTACATGTTTTTGAGGAAG TGGTTGTTGAATCACCCTTTGTTTAGGAAAAATCGCCTCTATGTTGGCGGCGGTTCTTATGGAGGCAAAGTTGCGcccatggttgcattaaaaataGTGAAAG GAAATGAAGCAGGACTTCATCCTAGAATACGCCTCAAA GGATACCTTACTGGAAATTCACCAATAGATCGAGAAAGCCATTTTAATGAGCAGATTCTTTATGCTCACCGAATGGCACTCATATCAGATGAATATTATGAG CGAGCAAAGAATAGCTGCAACGGGGAATATCTAAATCCGGACCCAAATAATTATGAATGCCTTCATGTTCTTCAACTCATCCATCAG TGCACTGACAATATAAAAATGGAGCATATTTTGGTACCAAAGTGTGACCTGTCACCTCCAAAAGGTGATGATTTTACGGAGAGTCAAATGATCATAGAAAACGACCCCATCGACTTCCTTCTCATGTCTAAACAAGAGGACTCGTGGTGCCTT ATTGAGAATCACGTGACATCTTATGTCTGGGCAAACGATCCGTCCGTACAGGAAGCTCTTTATGTCAGAAAG GGAATGATTAAAGATTACTGGAAAAGATGTAATAGGAGCTTATTGTACGAATCTGATGTAGAAAGTGCACTCCCACACCATCAACTTCTACTTGACAAAGGATATGAAGCTTTGATCTACAG TGGAGATCATGACTTGTTGGTGCCCTACACGAGTACTCTAAAATGGATCCGCATTCTCAATCTAACCATCGAAGATGAATGGAGGCCATGGACCGTTGATGGCCAAGTTGCAGG ATACACAGAGAAATACAAGAAAAGTGATCTGGCCTCTCTCACGTTTGCCACTGTGAAG GGCGCAGGTCATGCAGCCTCGGAATACATGCCGGAACAATGCTTTGCCATGGCAAAGAGATGGTTCTCTTTGTTCCCACTGTAG